The genomic DNA TATTTGAACACAATGAGAATGAAAGCATTACATGCTTGAGGGGTCGTGTGTAACTAGCTAATTGCTGAGTAACCTCCCTGTAAAAGTGGATAAAATATATATgatgaataatgaaaaacaaatatagGACAAGACAAATGTACTTTTGTAATTTAAGATAATTTAAAATTCCGGATCTGACATCTTCTTCGCTACTGACTGTGCGGTTAAGCTGGTAAATCTGATTTCCCTAAAAGTGGGATCAGATTTCACTTTTCTATAAAATAGCTTAAACTACAAGAGTCGTTGAAATTATCTGAGccaaaattccaaacaaagcGCCTTTATAACGAATAATTTACAGGATCTGTTATAGACGCGCCTCTATAATTGTTGGTTGTAAAGCTTTAGTTTGGTAGCCTACGATTACCTTTCACGTACCACATGAGCGAGGGTGGACCTGTAATAGATTGTCTCCAAGTGGACAAACACCGTTTAGAATTTCTTTTCTAGAAGTCCTGACGCTTCTGCCTCGATACAATCCACATCGATACAACCAACTCAACAGTAGGGAATCTTTTCCTTCATAGGTCCACATGCACAAGACCCAATTGTCGAACACTTGGAAGTTCTCGCGCGCAAATCTTTTAATACAACGTTGATCTGCTTGGTTTATGAATCCGAGGAAGGTTGTCCAGATGACTTACGATGGTACGCCAATGGGCGGCCTCTGAGAAATAGTGGAAAGTACGAAATATTAGAGAAGAAAACTCAATCCAAGTGCAAGAGAGAATTTAGATTGACCATTTTTAACGTTACGAAAAATGATGAAGGAAATTACAGCTGTCACTGGATATGCGAATACTTTGAGGATAAGATAGCTACCATTAAGTTGAAAGTATCTGTTGAGTCTATCACTGGTAAGAGTTTTCATGTTAGTCTATTATCATCAGTCTCCTAAGACTCGTTAACTTTCTTTAAGTTTCGCCTCcatctttattgttgttttcatATGGGTAATCTTTCGATCTAAATGCTTTCGGGAAAAACgtttttctcaaatttctcAATTTTACATCTTGAGTACGAAGCTTATCTTTATGTCAGTGAGTGTTTTATgtcagtttttcttctttggaaaaTGTGTAGCTGCTGTTACCATCAAAATTTACCGCTACGATTCTCATATTGATCGCAATGAAAGATTAAAAATGGCTTTTCCgttttaaaacatttgcttAGTTAAATGGGCAAATATAGGTATTGTGGAACTGATGAAGTCACTAACCCAGTTATGTAAAACCAACCTctaaaacaagtaaataaagagGTTAGTTTCGCTCAGTGTGGTGCAGAAACCGTTGAAACCTGGAAAACCACTCGATAGTTTTTGAAAACCCAAGGTTACGTAGAAACTGCATTTTCTGGGAAGAAATCTTTGATCCCCCTAACCCACCCTACAGAGCAACTTCGCTCTTCTATTAGAATGTACTAAAACGATGAATACCGTTGAAGTCGCGCTATGGTTGTCTACTAAAACTCGGAATATCCTTTGGTAATCACCTATGAGTTACGCGCGCGGGATTTGCACCCGGAAGTATTTTAATCGTTGcgggaataaatgagttaaaatcatctttttgtgctatataaTCTCAATTTTTTAGTATTAACATAATAAACAACTATTTACTCCAGTGTTGGTGGCTTGCGAAGGATATTTACCGCGCCGCTTCGTGGATCGGTGAATATCCACCATTAGCCAACTCCATTTCGGTGAGTAGTTGTTAATTATTGTTACTTAGATTAATAAGAATACTTTGGCAGGCCTCAAAGTACGAAGTCTATGAATGGGGCATTACTTTATTCCATGCCTTTGTTTTTTAGCTTCTCAGTCACCTAGAGCGAGTGCATTTTGTGCATGAAAGGGCGGTTTCGATGTCTTTTTTTCGTTGAGCATTTTGTAACTTTCATTCCATTATTCAGACCCACCAACAGTGGTTCACGTTTTGACTGGCCCCTTATATCCACTTTCAGGTCAGTAAATCATAGATATTACATGGTGAATTAGAATAATAAATGATGGCCTAAACATAGGAATAACGATATAAGAAATAATCGGCCATGAATATTAGAACGTTTCGAATTTAAAATTGggaatgaaataaataagtaTCAGTAACTTTCTGTAAATCGATAGTTGCATGCCTCAGTCATTGCGGACACAGGCCATGGGACAGTGTCACTAACACCATCCTTTTTCTGCTATTTTTATCACAAAATTACAAAACTTGATTTAGACTCCATGGTAGATTATCACCTTACAAAGAAATATGTCATTGCTCAACAGTACTCTAAAATCCTAGTTTCAACAGATCATAAAACGTTTTTTAAGTTGTGGTTACTTTGAGTAGACAATCACCTTGCATGTGTATAAAGGTGTACTAGGAAGGATCATGGTTTTTTTAATCAAGCCATTATTTGTTGTATGGTTTTATTAATCTGCAGGACAGCGCAAAAAGTGGCTATTGCCGATCATTATTCTGGCAGCGGTAGGTGGCGTTGCTGTTTTCATGGCAGCCGTGCGGTTCGGAGTGAAAAAGAAGTGGACATCATCTTACGAACTTGAAAAGTGTAAGTTAGGAATATATTAAACCAAAGTTCGTCGAGTGATGAATATTCAGGGTCGTAAGAATCAAATATCAACCAGTTCTACATCCTCTTTaagggactggtcattattttCTCATTAAccgtcgggggggggggggtggggggaaagGGTTCAAAGAATTTTTAGTTACGTTGCGATGAAATGTCCCCCCTCTTTATAAAGCTCTGTAACATTCTTATGATCCTTTCCACACCTCATTGACAGTTTCAAGAAATTTAGCACTCAGTTGTCTATAttcccttttttcaaactctgTTCGTGACGACGATCACCCCTCCGTTACTCCAGAAGATCTTGTGATCCCAAACCCCCGCCCACCGCAAGAAAAGCCTCCGACCCACCTTGGTAATAAAGAGTGACGGGTTCCTTTGATTCATTCGTGTAATGTTTTTCCTTATGAAAAAATACATTGACTCTAAAGAACCGGCTAACATCGCCAATCTTGTAAGTTTACTGTGACAAGAACAACTTAAACAAATTTCCAGCGTATACAGTTAAATGTTGGAATGTTATTAATCACTGTAAGTGTGAGAATGCGCCACATCTCAAAAAACTCCTCAAACTGGGTCTGAAAAGTGAAGCTCAACAACGGCAGTTATATTCGTTAAAACTGTGTAAAATTTGCCTGGGTATTGACTCCTGTGGAAACTGTAAAAATCCTTCATATTATTCCCCCAAATAAAATTATGGCCCCCGAACCAGAGCACACCTTCCCCTTATTCTCTGAGCAAAGCTCCGCCGATAATGTCCATGGTTAGATGCTAACTTTAACAGCTGAATAGGTTCTAGGgtcgttattttctttttgcttaTAGGTGGGTTCAATGATGAGGTGTTGAAAAATCAACTTTTTGTCAGCTACAGCTCAAAAGACGTTTCCTGGGTCAATGAGTATCTCATTTCACTGCTTGAGAAACACTCAATAGCCTACAGCATTCATAGCCGGGACTTTGAACTTGGCAAGCCCATCGTTCAAAATATGGCGGACAATGTGTATGGTAGCCGTCAAGTAGTAATTGTTTTATCACAGAATTACCTTGCCAGTAACTTTTGCCGTGAGGAACTACACATGGCTTTTCAGAGGGGGATGGACACGGGAGATTCTTCTGTGATTCTTGTAATGATCAATAACTTGAGGAAGAAGCAACTGCCTGCAGCCTTAAGAGACAAGCGTCTGTTGGAGTTTGAGAAGCACAACAAGAAGCAAGAGTGGGAAGAGAAAATTCTAAGCGAGATTTTAGATTGGAAGACAGACAATGTTTAAAGAAGTTAGTGtgttaacaaattttaaattctagaAACCTTCATTGGGCCGGCTAAATTAgcttgaagattttttttttccaatttttattctGATGCCGGATGGGATCAGTTAACAGCGCGAGAGGTTCATGAATTATCTCTCAGTCCCATGCTCAAATCCTTGAAGTATGAGTGAAATTGTTCAGCCGCCATTAGATTATTCAACGAGAGGAATCGTAATTGAGGGCCAAACTGTTTTGATTAGTTGGCGTCAGAACCCACTGACCTCATCCCAGTCTACATATCTGGGCATCGTCGTCGTTCCACATTTATCCACCGCCATATGACGCGAAGTATTCACTTCCGTAAACTTCCGGTTAGCATTTGCTTACGGTTTTTTACTGCATCATATGAAGTGATTTTCAGCTGATGAATATGCGATTGATTCAAAACTCTTTTGCATAAGTTGATTGAGGTGATTAATTAACAGATAAGAAGTGGCTGTTTATGACACGATCCTTTTAATTGAGAAGTAAAATAACAAGGCAGAGTTACTGGCGTGggtgtactttttttttcgttcttttctcTCCCTTGAGCCGTTCGGCTTGGTATTTGCACCTACTAACTCCTTGAGGGGCAATGGACGCAAAGGTCCAGAGGAAGACGTCACACGGCGGAGCCAGTGAGAAAGGAAAACGAACAAACCGCTCAACCCTTTCCACTTTGGCATCAGTACACAAGTTCTtcacactgttctctgtacagTTCCTACGaggaatttgtcaaacaatcaagtgCTTCTTTAGTTCAAGATCATCCCTTCATTCTCACGAaattcatgtttgattcaggggtaaccctgtttgggagaaattagatgcttatcactctaaGGACTCTTCGGGTGTAAATTGTTAAAGTGCAAAAAGTCGCCTTTGGTTTttagtttgcatctgattggtcgaaaggGTGGTGACGAAATCGAAGCATACCTGGATCATTCTCGACTCTCAAGAATGATCCAAAGTCTTGAAAAGGGACTTAAATTTAAGGAACTCAAACTTTCAATTATAGTTCGTTTAACATGTTTAGAAGAGCTCGTTCATTTGGCGACTATTGGTTGAAACACGAGATCGATGACAGTAAACTTTAACACTTCAATAGACTCCCAAAGCAACATAAGCATTAGCAAAGTCCAGCCACGAGTCCGAATTCATCATATCTTTAAGACATCTGGCTAATTCTACTAATCCTTGTCCGTCCATAGGACTTCCTTCGGAGGtcttttttgactttttaaatCAGTTGCTTCATTTCTGGCCAGCACTCATTGTGGATCCTTAAATATTTTATCACATTTGTATACACCGACTCGCCAAGTTGAAAATTTCGTTATTTAATGATAAGGATTGTTTGTTCGAGTTTTGATTGGAAAATCATCCAATCTTTATCGCACAAACGTACGTAGGTTAGAATGACTGTTATGGCTGCTAGcgtttgtttctttccttttcgtGACTCGCTTTGTTAAACTTTAGGCGGGGGTAGGATATTGGCAAACCAGTATGCCGACAGTCATATTCATTTAGTTCGATTAAGAATTGCCCTGAATATCCGAGCGTCCTCAACATTGTCCATCATCTGACCTCCgatttttacttgaaaaaatcaTTACAAAGAGCGAAAAACTCATCGGATCCTTTAACTATTTCTATTTCTTGTTTCGTATATTAATTGATACAAAAATACGGAGTTCCTCCAAGAAAAACGCACTCCAAATCAATCTGTATTTTGGAGTGCGTCACTCGCTTATTCATTCTTCGTCATGGCCACATGCACCTTTTCGCTCGAGCTCTTGTCCTCTTGTGAAAGTTCTTCAAACAGTGTTTAACTCGCACACGAGACAAATAAGAAAAGTGTAAGCtattgttatcaactgagttgaaaacgtaaattggccaccctaaagagttaaaaggctgacgttttgagcgtcagtccttcgtcagagcgatgatAAAAGTGTCTCCTGATAGAGTTATCATAGAGAGAGTTACATTACTGTTACTGAATTGACCGGAACTGAGTCTAAAATTTTTGATTTGAAGAGTAAATAGATGACGGTTTCAAATCTTCAGTGTGATTTTacaattggaatttttttttgtcacaaccGTTCTGACCAATCCTGTGTCCAACCTGTCCGCCAGCTACACTGAGGTCTCGTGAGAAGTGCCTCCCCAAGAAACTCCCATTGGAGTCTTTGTCAGTGCCATTTCCAACTTCATGTTTTCACTCCATACATAGGATTCATAAAGGTCGTGGTTGTTGGCTTAAAGATCGGATTTTCAGCCTGTTTTTTTAGACAAAAGGATAGGGAATGCCACAGTATTATTTCACATGACCACAGTGCTAATATGATTGACTAAAAGACTGATTACTTGACTCGTTGACTGACTAATAGATTGACTGCATGATTCTCTAGTAAACaagctgactgactgactcagtAACTGACTGACGGATTGACTAATTCAGTGTTTGATACATTGATTGGCTGACTGTTTAACTGAATTTTTGCCTGACTCTCTCATTGAGTTACTCACTTATTGCGTGACTTACTGATTGAAAGATCAATTAGCAAACTGAATGACTCACTGACTAACCAACCGACTTCCTGATGATTGACTGACTGGAAAACTTGCGCACTCGTTGACTGTCTAATAAACTGGTTGACAGACTAAACGATTCACCGTCTAACTAATTAGCTGATTGACTGAGCGATTGAGaaattgactgattgattgtcCGAATGACTAGCTGAGCAGTTGACGCACGGTCTGGTTACTAATTGACTTACTTCCGAAAAACTGAATGGCTGAGTGAATAACCGATTGGCTGG from Pocillopora verrucosa isolate sample1 chromosome 10, ASM3666991v2, whole genome shotgun sequence includes the following:
- the LOC131771342 gene encoding uncharacterized protein isoform X1, which translates into the protein MGGCFPWMSVFARFVDYRVVTTTLFVISSVGVSSAVNSNCEIKSSCGADCQYANRTTVDPGSYITFDCTVSSEAAENITWEQAKKLAGKGDGTSDLALQESSQNISCKCTKIFFTRKLKIDEHTESPYIIQQGERPYLKCIFSGWPLPPVANWFREEKLITNESKAVYQLDRILGKEGNKTLHSSLNFQVAREDQAGFYKCNATNSIPGWSSSKSKMIQTIYQCPHAQDPIVEHLEVLARKSFNTTLICLVYESEEGCPDDLRWYANGRPLRNSGKYEILEKKTQSKCKREFRLTIFNVTKNDEGNYSCHWICEYFEDKIATIKLKVSVESITDPPTVVHVLTGPLYPLSGQRKKWLLPIIILAAVGGVAVFMAAVRFGVKKKWTSSYELEKCGFNDEVLKNQLFVSYSSKDVSWVNEYLISLLEKHSIAYSIHSRDFELGKPIVQNMADNVYGSRQVVIVLSQNYLASNFCREELHMAFQRGMDTGDSSVILVMINNLRKKQLPAALRDKRLLEFEKHNKKQEWEEKILSEILDWKTDNV
- the LOC131771342 gene encoding uncharacterized protein isoform X2; the encoded protein is MDNNKSRYLRTHLESFLLYSFLLLMNRGVSSAVNSNCEIKSSCGADCQYANRTTVDPGSYITFDCTVSSEAAENITWEQAKKLAGKGDGTSDLALQESSQNISCKCTKIFFTRKLKIDEHTESPYIIQQGERPYLKCIFSGWPLPPVANWFREEKLITNESKAVYQLDRILGKEGNKTLHSSLNFQVAREDQAGFYKCNATNSIPGWSSSKSKMIQTIYQCPHAQDPIVEHLEVLARKSFNTTLICLVYESEEGCPDDLRWYANGRPLRNSGKYEILEKKTQSKCKREFRLTIFNVTKNDEGNYSCHWICEYFEDKIATIKLKVSVESITDPPTVVHVLTGPLYPLSGQRKKWLLPIIILAAVGGVAVFMAAVRFGVKKKWTSSYELEKCGFNDEVLKNQLFVSYSSKDVSWVNEYLISLLEKHSIAYSIHSRDFELGKPIVQNMADNVYGSRQVVIVLSQNYLASNFCREELHMAFQRGMDTGDSSVILVMINNLRKKQLPAALRDKRLLEFEKHNKKQEWEEKILSEILDWKTDNV